From Riemerella anatipestifer ATCC 11845 = DSM 15868, a single genomic window includes:
- the porU gene encoding type IX secretion system sortase PorU, translating into MKLSVKRNILLAIVFICNFFGAQTTQIQWQGSTELSYGTNKSVKLPSFTNKELVFDNNQIYLQNTTKVTQDESYSVTNLVWEKLQDNQKFDLDASLITVEEDAEVNVQKNSFGEGFLLNLRIKVIKKEGNELKKLVSYTLKKEDRVLRANNNSNEILSTSVTSPLASGTFYKIKVDKSGVYKITSQFLRDNGINPSSINPKNFRIYGNGGLMLPEYNLDKYYNTLQESAIEVVGEEDGRWDEEDYALFYAQGADGYAFYNRNNRKFDTRIDRPSHYKNIYEDNAYYFINFDIGAGKRISTTQDTTPTTDLITEYDAYQFINEDKNNLRGIGRLWVDDAFSSAKEVTFNLTDVPSDSRVKFRTRLIAKDAQSTKITLNIGSSTFEQSVSGQGGYNSILFLSSISSDTNKVTFNYTPNISANPNAVFYLDYAEIEYKQPLRFNGSQMNFRNFGIAETSGQNYGFQISSAEAIDRVWDVSDVTNVKNKKNLNSANNLFTLAYLANSDTFNNEFVAFKLDVAYTPSFIGRIENQNLQALTDVDYLIITSSDFATEAKRLADYHTQKNGFKTAIVEPGKIYNEYSSGGQDLTAIRNFISHLKNNGRLKYVLLLGDGSYDYKNRTGSNSNIVPTYESESSLDFSNSYVTDDYFVMTSPQRSTSLSNVLPDLPIGRILAKNITEAKIGIDKTLAYYNALPNQSTPFGEWRMNMDFVVDDDRDGGAPFHDEINSALVNLFETNTSDKKEYHIRKLYLDSFSPETTAGGQRFPQITQGINTAMGNSLFLFYFGHGGLNGWAQERVLTLNEVNQFNNFSSTYSRFPLVSTITCEFTLWDDPNTPSLGEILFKLKSGGPAMMITSSRELGVSYGRRFTNSFLESIFKKENAERFYTLGDAFLMAKNNFGVHPDHLKVNMLGDPAMRLSRPAPRIVIDQIEKPTQESLRGLDFVKIKGRVNTISGDLDEAFNGKIVANIFDKIQSKKTRNNDGGLTPILNYKEEGNPIVKTSGTVKNGVFEIEFYMPKDIDFSLGDGRLLLYADNKEMDVYQSKTVKIGGINPDGIKDNEPPKIKLFMNNTNFVNGGITNENPVFLACVTDDTGINATGAGIGHDITVILDGEVINTIVLNDFYTSGEGNGCVSPSLKDYQKGIVNYPFRNLKSGEHQLVFKVWDINNNSSTASLNFVVRPHAEENLVIKRLLNWPNPFTNKTYIQFEHNCPDVLEVGVQIYTITGKLVKTLRHTVSSEPFREGFRTGRQQIEWDGTDDYGANVGKGTYIYKVFVKSTNQETCKGSSTQIEKMIILK; encoded by the coding sequence ATGAAATTATCAGTTAAGAGGAATATACTACTAGCAATAGTTTTTATATGTAATTTTTTCGGAGCTCAAACCACTCAAATACAATGGCAGGGTAGTACAGAACTGAGTTATGGTACGAATAAATCGGTTAAATTACCTAGTTTTACCAATAAAGAATTAGTATTTGATAATAATCAAATATACCTTCAAAATACCACAAAGGTAACCCAAGATGAAAGTTATAGTGTTACAAATTTGGTGTGGGAAAAACTTCAAGATAATCAGAAGTTTGATTTAGATGCTTCTTTAATCACAGTAGAGGAGGACGCAGAAGTGAATGTGCAAAAAAACTCCTTTGGAGAAGGTTTTCTTCTGAACTTGAGAATTAAAGTTATAAAAAAAGAAGGTAACGAGCTTAAAAAATTAGTTTCATACACTTTAAAAAAAGAAGACAGAGTTTTACGAGCTAATAACAATTCGAATGAGATTTTATCCACTTCGGTGACTAGTCCATTAGCTTCAGGAACTTTTTATAAAATAAAGGTAGATAAATCAGGCGTATATAAAATTACTAGTCAGTTTTTGAGAGATAATGGTATCAATCCGTCTTCTATCAATCCTAAAAATTTCAGAATATATGGTAATGGCGGGCTTATGTTGCCTGAATATAATTTAGATAAGTATTATAATACTTTACAAGAGAGTGCTATAGAAGTGGTAGGAGAAGAAGATGGACGATGGGACGAAGAAGATTATGCTCTTTTTTATGCCCAAGGTGCAGATGGTTATGCCTTCTATAATAGGAATAATCGTAAGTTTGATACTCGAATAGATAGACCTTCTCACTACAAAAATATCTACGAAGACAATGCTTATTATTTTATCAATTTTGACATAGGTGCTGGTAAGAGGATTAGTACAACTCAAGATACTACACCCACGACCGACCTTATTACAGAATACGATGCCTATCAGTTTATCAATGAGGATAAGAATAATCTTAGAGGGATAGGTAGATTGTGGGTAGATGATGCTTTTAGTAGTGCAAAGGAAGTTACTTTTAATCTAACGGACGTTCCTTCGGATTCTAGAGTGAAATTTAGAACAAGATTAATTGCTAAAGATGCTCAAAGTACTAAAATTACCTTAAACATAGGAAGTAGTACCTTTGAACAAAGTGTTTCTGGACAAGGTGGATATAATTCTATTTTATTCCTCTCTTCTATATCTTCAGACACTAATAAAGTAACGTTTAATTATACTCCAAATATAAGTGCTAATCCTAATGCTGTATTTTATCTAGATTACGCAGAGATAGAGTATAAGCAACCTTTAAGATTCAATGGTTCTCAAATGAATTTTAGAAATTTTGGGATAGCGGAGACTTCAGGACAAAACTATGGATTTCAAATTAGTAGTGCTGAGGCTATTGATAGAGTTTGGGATGTGTCTGATGTAACTAATGTTAAGAATAAAAAGAACCTTAACTCTGCGAATAACCTTTTTACTTTAGCTTATCTTGCTAATAGTGATACTTTTAACAATGAGTTCGTTGCCTTTAAGCTAGATGTAGCTTATACACCTAGTTTCATAGGTAGGATAGAAAATCAAAATTTACAGGCTCTTACAGATGTAGATTACCTTATTATTACAAGTTCTGATTTCGCAACAGAAGCCAAAAGATTGGCAGATTATCACACTCAAAAAAATGGATTTAAAACAGCGATTGTAGAGCCTGGCAAAATATATAACGAGTACAGTTCAGGTGGACAAGATCTTACCGCAATAAGAAACTTCATTTCTCATCTTAAAAATAATGGAAGATTAAAATATGTACTATTATTGGGAGACGGCTCTTACGACTATAAAAATCGTACAGGGAGTAATTCTAATATTGTACCCACTTATGAAAGTGAAAGCAGTTTAGATTTTAGTAATTCTTATGTTACTGATGATTATTTTGTAATGACTTCACCACAAAGAAGCACTTCTTTGAGTAATGTTTTACCTGACCTGCCTATTGGGAGAATTCTCGCTAAAAATATAACAGAAGCTAAAATAGGGATAGATAAAACTTTAGCATACTACAACGCTTTGCCTAACCAATCTACGCCTTTCGGAGAATGGCGAATGAATATGGATTTTGTTGTAGATGACGATAGAGATGGAGGGGCTCCTTTCCACGATGAAATTAATTCGGCTTTAGTTAATTTGTTTGAAACTAACACTTCAGATAAAAAGGAGTATCATATTAGAAAACTTTATTTAGATTCATTTTCTCCGGAAACTACTGCAGGAGGGCAGAGATTTCCTCAAATTACACAGGGGATTAACACAGCTATGGGGAACAGTTTATTTTTGTTCTATTTTGGGCATGGTGGACTTAATGGGTGGGCTCAAGAGAGAGTGCTTACACTTAATGAAGTTAATCAATTTAACAACTTTAGCAGTACTTATAGTCGTTTTCCACTTGTTTCTACTATTACTTGTGAGTTTACACTTTGGGACGACCCAAATACACCGTCTTTAGGAGAGATTTTATTTAAATTAAAATCGGGAGGTCCAGCCATGATGATTACTTCTAGTAGGGAGCTAGGAGTGTCTTACGGGAGAAGATTTACCAATTCATTCTTAGAGTCTATTTTCAAAAAAGAAAATGCAGAACGTTTCTACACTTTAGGAGATGCTTTTCTAATGGCGAAGAATAATTTTGGGGTTCACCCAGATCATCTAAAAGTTAATATGTTGGGAGACCCAGCAATGAGGCTTAGCCGACCTGCACCTAGAATTGTGATAGACCAAATAGAAAAACCAACTCAAGAGAGTTTAAGGGGGTTGGATTTTGTGAAAATTAAAGGTCGTGTCAATACTATTTCTGGGGATTTAGATGAGGCTTTTAATGGTAAAATAGTAGCTAACATTTTTGATAAAATACAAAGTAAAAAAACACGAAATAATGATGGTGGCCTAACACCGATACTTAATTATAAAGAAGAAGGAAATCCTATTGTTAAAACCTCAGGCACGGTTAAAAACGGAGTTTTTGAGATAGAGTTCTATATGCCTAAGGATATTGATTTTAGTTTGGGAGACGGAAGGCTACTCTTATATGCGGACAATAAAGAGATGGATGTTTACCAATCCAAAACGGTTAAAATTGGTGGTATCAATCCTGATGGTATTAAGGATAATGAACCTCCTAAGATTAAACTTTTTATGAATAATACCAATTTCGTTAATGGAGGTATCACAAATGAAAATCCTGTATTTTTGGCTTGTGTTACAGATGATACAGGGATTAACGCCACAGGAGCTGGTATAGGACACGATATTACAGTAATTTTAGATGGAGAAGTTATCAATACCATTGTTCTTAATGACTTCTATACTTCGGGGGAGGGAAATGGTTGTGTGAGTCCTAGTCTTAAAGATTATCAGAAGGGAATTGTAAATTATCCTTTTAGGAATTTAAAATCGGGAGAACATCAATTGGTATTTAAAGTTTGGGATATTAACAATAATTCCTCAACAGCATCGTTAAACTTTGTAGTGAGACCTCATGCGGAGGAAAACTTGGTGATAAAAAGATTATTAAATTGGCCAAACCCATTCACTAATAAAACTTACATTCAGTTTGAACATAACTGTCCTGATGTTTTAGAAGTAGGCGTTCAGATTTATACCATTACAGGGAAACTTGTTAAAACCCTACGCCATACGGTAAGTTCGGAGCCTTTTAGAGAAGGGTTTAGAACAGGAAGGCAGCAAATAGAATGGGACGGAACAGATGATTATGGTGCAAATGTGGGAAAAGGTACTTATATTTACAAAGTTTTTGTAAAAAGTACCAATCAGGAGACTTGCAAAGGTTCTTCTACTCAAATAGAAAAAATGATAATATTAAAATAA
- the porV gene encoding type IX secretion system outer membrane channel protein PorV — MKITKKLLLGLGVTASTLALAQQEGQVLTGAPFLRISPDARAGGMGDQGVATSSDAFSQFWNAAKYPFSKTSSSVGVSYTPYMSKLTNDVFLLYAGYHTFLGEEERSTLGASIYYFNMGQVDLTKLVGSQVTKEGTVTPNEFAIDLSYGLKLSDTYSMAVTGRYIRSDFGSFNSDNTLKPANSFAVDVSGFYQSPKHQSFGDYEGQARAGFAIQNLGPKLDYTGDDTSRSYLPTTFRIGGGYDVFLDDVNKVGLSVEASKLLVPGSEIPAGSTTPQIPNVGVMEGIGKSFSNPQSLMLSGALEYSYDNAFAVRTGYFRESQLQGGRQFATVGIGFNYQSFGLDISYLINTSKVNTALDNTLRFGLTWNIGDDTSNADR, encoded by the coding sequence ATGAAAATTACAAAAAAACTACTTTTAGGATTAGGAGTAACGGCTAGTACCTTAGCATTAGCACAGCAAGAAGGGCAAGTACTTACGGGAGCTCCTTTTCTTAGAATTTCTCCAGATGCAAGAGCAGGAGGTATGGGAGACCAAGGGGTGGCGACTTCTTCAGATGCATTTTCGCAGTTTTGGAATGCAGCAAAATACCCTTTCAGCAAGACTTCTTCGTCTGTAGGTGTAAGTTACACACCTTATATGAGTAAGTTAACTAATGATGTTTTCCTTCTTTATGCTGGGTATCATACCTTTTTAGGAGAAGAAGAACGCTCTACATTAGGAGCTAGTATCTACTACTTTAATATGGGGCAGGTAGATTTAACCAAATTAGTCGGAAGTCAAGTAACAAAAGAGGGAACTGTAACTCCAAACGAATTTGCGATTGACTTATCTTATGGTTTAAAATTGTCTGATACTTACTCTATGGCGGTTACAGGGCGTTATATTCGTTCAGATTTTGGTAGCTTTAATTCAGATAATACTCTTAAGCCAGCTAATAGTTTTGCGGTAGATGTTTCTGGTTTTTATCAATCTCCTAAACATCAGAGTTTTGGTGATTATGAAGGGCAAGCTAGAGCAGGTTTTGCAATCCAAAATTTAGGTCCTAAGTTAGACTATACAGGAGATGATACTTCTCGTTCTTACTTGCCAACTACTTTTAGAATTGGTGGAGGTTATGATGTATTTTTAGACGATGTTAATAAAGTAGGACTTAGTGTAGAGGCTTCTAAACTGTTGGTGCCAGGCTCTGAAATTCCTGCAGGTAGTACCACGCCTCAAATTCCTAATGTTGGTGTAATGGAGGGGATAGGTAAGTCTTTTAGCAATCCACAAAGTTTAATGCTAAGTGGAGCGTTAGAGTATTCTTATGACAATGCCTTTGCGGTAAGAACAGGTTATTTTAGAGAAAGTCAACTTCAGGGAGGAAGACAATTTGCTACGGTAGGTATTGGTTTTAATTATCAATCTTTCGGATTAGATATTTCTTACCTTATCAATACATCTAAAGTTAATACGGCTTTAGATAACACACTACGCTTCGGGCTTACTTGGAATATAGGAGATGATACTTCTAATGCTGACCGCTAA
- a CDS encoding SAM hydrolase/SAM-dependent halogenase family protein: MPVITLTSDYGLVDHRVGAIKGSILALKSDARLIDLSHDVEPYNLLQAAYIVRNAYAYFPKGTVHLIAVDSFYHKDRKAVVYKVDGHYFVAADNGILSLIFFNINPEEVYEITLNNRFDDEVNFTATDVLVPAAVHLHNGGLPEVIGRVYNEPKKISFPKAIETDNLIVGQIMYVDNFGNAVSNISKAFFEKKAAAYEGFVVKFRSYALSKIYNQYTDVVKDWENERQYHGKPLVLFNDADLLEISIYKGTKNNGAKTLLGVSVGEKVYVEFNKK, from the coding sequence ATGCCAGTGATAACACTTACATCTGATTACGGACTTGTAGACCATAGGGTTGGTGCTATTAAGGGGAGTATTTTGGCTCTAAAATCTGATGCCAGACTTATAGATCTTAGCCACGATGTAGAACCTTATAATCTTCTTCAGGCGGCGTATATCGTTAGGAATGCTTATGCTTATTTTCCTAAAGGTACGGTGCATCTTATCGCGGTAGATAGTTTTTATCATAAAGATAGAAAAGCAGTAGTTTACAAAGTAGATGGGCATTATTTTGTAGCTGCTGATAATGGTATTCTTAGTTTAATTTTTTTCAACATCAATCCAGAGGAAGTTTATGAAATTACTTTGAATAATAGATTTGATGACGAAGTTAATTTTACAGCTACTGATGTTTTAGTTCCTGCAGCGGTTCATCTCCATAATGGCGGTTTGCCAGAAGTGATAGGGCGTGTTTATAATGAACCTAAAAAAATATCTTTCCCAAAGGCGATAGAAACAGATAATCTCATTGTGGGGCAAATTATGTATGTGGATAATTTTGGTAATGCTGTGTCTAACATTAGTAAAGCATTTTTTGAAAAGAAAGCAGCGGCTTACGAGGGGTTTGTAGTAAAGTTTAGGAGCTATGCTCTATCAAAAATTTATAATCAATACACAGATGTTGTAAAAGATTGGGAAAATGAGAGACAATATCACGGGAAGCCTTTAGTCTTGTTTAATGATGCAGATTTGCTAGAAATCAGTATTTATAAAGGAACTAAAAATAACGGAGCAAAAACCCTATTAGGCGTAAGTGTGGGCGAAAAAGTGTATGTAGAGTTTAACAAAAAATAA
- a CDS encoding CopD family protein has translation MAYLIVKALHIIFMVSYFAGIFYLVRLFVYYKDTDDFDAPKQTILREQYLFMMRRLWNIITVPAGVLMLIFGVILIIMNPYLMKMPWFHLKLTFLIGLAVYHYWCWKKILVVKNLSFSELSTPNIKLRQANEIATFLLFLVVFTVILKVFVIDYWWQLIVGFLVLVVVIMLTVKLVNKNKK, from the coding sequence ATGGCATATTTAATCGTAAAGGCATTACACATTATATTTATGGTAAGCTATTTTGCGGGGATTTTTTATTTGGTGAGATTATTTGTGTACTATAAGGATACCGATGATTTTGACGCTCCAAAGCAAACCATTCTTAGAGAACAATATTTGTTTATGATGAGGCGATTGTGGAATATTATTACCGTTCCTGCTGGAGTATTGATGCTTATTTTTGGAGTAATTCTTATCATAATGAATCCTTATCTGATGAAGATGCCGTGGTTTCATCTAAAACTAACTTTTTTAATAGGTTTAGCGGTATATCATTATTGGTGTTGGAAGAAAATTTTAGTGGTGAAAAACCTTAGTTTTTCGGAACTTTCTACTCCTAATATTAAATTAAGACAGGCAAATGAAATTGCTACTTTTTTGCTATTTTTAGTAGTATTCACGGTAATTCTAAAAGTTTTTGTGATAGATTATTGGTGGCAGTTGATAGTGGGCTTCTTGGTTCTTGTGGTTGTAATTATGCTCACGGTGAAGCTAGTTAATAAAAATAAAAAATAA
- a CDS encoding ABC transporter permease subunit: MIALFKKDFKVYFGGWSAWLIIAVYSLIGALFLFFFDNSFNILEIGTASLQSYFVLSPWLLMFIIPALSMKSFAEEQQNGTLYWLFSQPLKTFEIVGGKFLAVFLVGILCLLPSLFYMYTVYTLGMAEGNLDLGMTLGGYIGLSVLIAAFSSVGVLASTLSSNQIMAYLLGVFVNFILYFGIEQLASYKLLGAADYWLQNLGFYHHFMAFTRGLIDTKDVFYFLLIIMISLSLSTFFIDKKKKI, encoded by the coding sequence ATGATAGCATTATTTAAAAAAGATTTTAAAGTCTATTTTGGCGGTTGGTCAGCGTGGCTAATTATCGCTGTGTATAGTCTTATTGGAGCTTTGTTTCTGTTTTTCTTTGATAATAGTTTTAATATTTTAGAAATAGGAACTGCCTCTTTACAAAGTTACTTTGTTTTATCGCCTTGGTTGTTAATGTTTATTATTCCAGCATTGAGTATGAAATCCTTTGCAGAGGAGCAACAAAACGGTACGCTCTATTGGCTGTTTTCTCAACCTTTAAAAACTTTTGAAATTGTAGGAGGAAAGTTTTTAGCTGTTTTTTTAGTGGGGATTTTATGCTTGTTGCCATCGTTGTTTTATATGTATACGGTCTATACTCTTGGTATGGCGGAAGGTAATTTGGATTTAGGAATGACGCTAGGAGGCTACATAGGATTATCGGTTTTAATTGCTGCGTTTTCTAGTGTGGGCGTTTTGGCATCTACCTTATCGTCTAATCAAATTATGGCGTATCTGTTAGGTGTGTTTGTTAATTTCATATTGTATTTTGGGATAGAGCAACTGGCAAGTTATAAACTATTGGGAGCAGCAGATTATTGGCTTCAAAATTTAGGCTTCTATCATCATTTTATGGCATTTACGAGAGGATTGATAGATACCAAAGATGTATTTTATTTTCTATTGATAATAATGATTAGTTTGTCTCTTTCCACATTTTTTATTGATAAAAAGAAGAAGATTTGA
- the gldG gene encoding gliding motility-associated ABC transporter substrate-binding protein GldG, translated as MKKWLQNNITIIVVGVVVLLGVLGIFQTRFDLTEEKRYTLNEATIKTLESVKKPLVIDVYLDGDFPAAFKQLQSETKFMLEEFRKINPKIDYKFIDPIKTKMSKDTLVAMGMQPSILPDMKDGKVSEIVLFPYAVMRYADYGTSVPLIIDQVGLDASTQLNKSIENLEYNLISNIKALTTEHRKNIGIIVNHSELKPDAFQGFVDMALENYNIGAIIPEKETGLSAADMPKLKKMDALVVAKPRKPFSDEEKVLLDQYIMNGGKMLWMLDAVNAEMDTLFQAKKIMAYPVDLNLTDFFFNYGVRITPALVKDFKKTAFIRLGAGEIAGNPQYKNFLWPYFPLGISETPHVITKNINPVKFEFPTAIDTLSREGIKKQVLFESSERTSSKAVPNYVDFSEIVNADSLGAMERPSTPKIFAVSLEGKFRSAYANRSERSSFPNFKSQSPENKMLIIADGDVGRNQILKGEPLPLGVDLLTNQKYGNEQFLRNALDWLLDDSNLMSLRNRNIEARLLDARRIEQERTEWQWFNLLSPLVLIAALSALFYWWRKQKYVK; from the coding sequence ATGAAAAAATGGCTTCAAAATAATATCACCATTATAGTCGTAGGAGTAGTAGTTCTATTGGGCGTTTTGGGTATATTTCAAACGAGGTTTGACCTAACAGAAGAAAAACGCTATACACTTAACGAGGCTACCATAAAGACTTTAGAATCGGTTAAGAAACCTTTGGTGATAGATGTTTATTTGGACGGAGATTTCCCTGCAGCGTTTAAACAACTCCAAAGCGAAACCAAATTTATGCTAGAAGAGTTTAGGAAAATCAATCCTAAAATTGACTATAAATTCATAGATCCTATTAAGACTAAAATGTCAAAAGATACGCTAGTGGCTATGGGAATGCAACCGTCTATTCTTCCAGATATGAAAGATGGTAAGGTATCAGAAATTGTGTTATTTCCTTATGCAGTAATGCGTTATGCAGATTATGGGACTTCTGTTCCGTTGATTATAGACCAAGTAGGATTAGATGCGAGTACTCAGCTTAATAAATCCATAGAAAATTTAGAATATAATCTTATTTCTAACATAAAAGCTCTGACCACCGAACATAGAAAAAACATTGGTATCATCGTTAATCATAGCGAACTAAAGCCTGATGCGTTCCAAGGATTTGTGGATATGGCATTAGAAAACTATAATATAGGAGCTATTATTCCTGAAAAGGAGACAGGACTTTCTGCTGCCGATATGCCTAAGCTTAAAAAGATGGATGCTCTTGTGGTTGCCAAACCTAGAAAACCTTTCTCCGACGAAGAAAAAGTACTGTTAGACCAATACATTATGAATGGTGGAAAGATGCTATGGATGCTAGATGCAGTAAATGCTGAAATGGATACGCTTTTCCAAGCAAAGAAGATTATGGCATATCCTGTAGACCTCAATCTTACCGATTTTTTCTTTAATTATGGAGTAAGAATCACGCCAGCTTTGGTGAAAGACTTTAAGAAGACGGCATTTATCAGGTTAGGAGCAGGAGAAATTGCAGGAAACCCTCAATATAAAAACTTCCTTTGGCCTTATTTTCCGTTAGGTATATCAGAAACACCTCATGTCATTACTAAAAATATCAACCCTGTAAAGTTTGAATTTCCTACTGCGATAGATACGCTCTCTAGGGAAGGTATCAAAAAACAGGTTTTGTTTGAGTCTAGCGAAAGAACTTCTAGCAAGGCAGTGCCTAACTATGTAGACTTTTCCGAAATTGTGAATGCAGACTCTCTGGGAGCAATGGAACGCCCAAGCACTCCAAAGATTTTTGCAGTAAGTTTAGAAGGTAAATTTAGGTCGGCTTATGCTAACAGAAGTGAGCGAAGTAGTTTTCCTAATTTTAAAAGTCAAAGTCCTGAAAATAAAATGCTCATAATCGCAGATGGGGATGTAGGTAGGAATCAAATTCTTAAAGGGGAGCCCTTGCCTCTAGGTGTAGATTTGCTGACCAACCAAAAATACGGTAACGAACAATTTTTGAGAAATGCTCTAGATTGGCTTTTGGACGATTCTAACCTTATGAGCCTCAGAAACCGAAACATAGAAGCCCGACTTTTAGATGCTAGAAGAATAGAACAAGAGAGAACAGAATGGCAGTGGTTTAATTTATTATCTCCTTTAGTTCTGATAGCTGCGTTGAGTGCTTTGTTTTATTGGTGGAGGAAACAGAAGTATGTAAAATAA
- a CDS encoding glycosyltransferase: MRKKEIIFILPDMEMGGAERIVTTIANHLPREKFTPKIMLLRKEGGYLDFLKKDIEIIDLKTPRIRHSLKPILKEIWRRKPDIVFSGFGEVNAYLSIFTRLFPKVKFIARETNVVSKHVIRKEIKFFYKFYNNFHTIIAQSDDMAEDLIKNFNIKPNKITKINNPVDFEFIDQQLSISEKPNLFSNEMKNVVAIGNLSERKGFDNLLKVFSFLKDKAIKLHILGDGKDKELLHQMKEDLGLSNVIFHGKQKNPYQFLKYADLFILSSRYEGFPNVLLEAGACGTYALANNCPGGINEIIKHGVNGEVANIENHKEFSEKIKTILPQGNYPKENIRNHIYSLFSKDVILEQYVNLLSL, translated from the coding sequence ATGAGAAAAAAGGAGATTATTTTTATTCTTCCCGATATGGAAATGGGTGGTGCAGAACGAATTGTAACCACCATCGCTAATCATCTACCGAGAGAAAAATTCACTCCTAAAATAATGCTTCTTAGAAAAGAAGGCGGTTATTTAGATTTTCTAAAAAAGGATATAGAGATTATAGATTTAAAAACACCTAGAATACGCCATTCTCTAAAACCTATTTTAAAGGAAATATGGAGGAGAAAGCCAGATATTGTATTCTCTGGATTCGGCGAGGTAAATGCTTATTTATCAATATTTACACGGCTTTTCCCTAAAGTGAAATTTATCGCTAGGGAGACCAATGTAGTTTCTAAACATGTTATAAGAAAGGAAATTAAATTTTTCTACAAATTTTATAATAACTTCCATACTATTATTGCTCAAAGTGATGATATGGCGGAAGATTTAATTAAAAACTTCAATATAAAACCTAACAAAATTACCAAAATCAACAATCCTGTTGATTTTGAGTTTATAGACCAGCAACTTTCTATTTCAGAAAAACCTAACCTTTTCTCAAATGAAATGAAAAATGTGGTTGCCATAGGTAATCTATCTGAAAGAAAAGGCTTTGATAATTTACTAAAGGTATTTTCTTTTCTTAAAGATAAAGCCATAAAACTCCATATTTTAGGCGATGGTAAGGATAAGGAGCTTCTCCACCAAATGAAAGAAGATTTAGGACTGTCCAATGTGATATTCCACGGAAAACAAAAGAACCCTTATCAATTTCTAAAATATGCAGACTTATTTATTCTCTCTTCAAGATACGAGGGTTTCCCTAATGTATTGCTAGAGGCTGGGGCTTGTGGCACTTATGCTCTTGCCAATAACTGCCCTGGAGGAATTAACGAGATTATAAAACACGGCGTAAACGGAGAAGTTGCAAACATAGAAAATCACAAAGAGTTTTCAGAAAAAATAAAAACCATATTACCTCAAGGAAATTATCCTAAAGAAAATATAAGAAACCACATTTATTCTTTATTTTCCAAAGATGTGATTTTAGAGCAATATGTCAATCTATTAAGCCTATAA